Sequence from the Nitrincola iocasae genome:
CCTGCAACTGTGCTACCCGTTCGGCCGAACGCGGTGACAGGCACCATTCAAACGGATATTCAGATTGCTGCACCCCACGAATCAGCGCTTCAGCCAACGCGCCTACGCCCAACACACCCAATCGCATAGAGGTTCCTTATTACTTAGTTCACACTCGCCATAAAACCATGAATACCTGTCAGGATAATCTGCGATGCCATCGCTGCCAAAATCAAGCCAGTGATTTTACTCAATACATTTAAACCAGTACGTCCGAGGATTTTCTCCAACCAGGATGACAAATGCAGACACAGCAGTAAAAACAACAGCGCCAGCAGCAACCCAATCACACCAAATATTAAATCCAGTCCTTGCAACTCAGCGCCGTATACCAAAATCGCACCAATTGACGCCGGACCTACTATGGTCGGAATAGCCAGCGGTACAACCGATATATCATCACGATCATCCTGCGGCACCTCAGCATTGGCACGAACGCCATCACGCACCAAGCTCACTGCAGACAGGAATAGAAGAACACCGGCACCGATTCGGAAAGAGTCCAGGGTAATGCCTAGTACTTCGAATAATTGAGACCCAAAAAATAGCAGAATCAAACTGATGCACAAGGCCGCAAACACAGCCCGATTAGCAATCGACTGTCGTGTTTTGCGCGTATCGGTACGTGTCAGAGACAAAAACATCGACACCACAAAAAATGGCGCAAATAGAAAAATAAACTTAAAACTGATCGATAACAAAATCGTCATAGCACCACGCTCACTCCTAGGCTAAATCAGCCCGCATAATCCGTGAATGAAAAAAGCTTGTCCAGCACTTAAAAGGTAGAAAAGGGGTCTTTACCCTTTAATTTGAAGTTAAACTAGGGGAGGTTCATACTGGCCCCTTTTTAGTAACATTGATTGCCAGATATGCTTATAGA
This genomic interval carries:
- a CDS encoding MarC family protein; protein product: MTILLSISFKFIFLFAPFFVVSMFLSLTRTDTRKTRQSIANRAVFAALCISLILLFFGSQLFEVLGITLDSFRIGAGVLLFLSAVSLVRDGVRANAEVPQDDRDDISVVPLAIPTIVGPASIGAILVYGAELQGLDLIFGVIGLLLALLFLLLCLHLSSWLEKILGRTGLNVLSKITGLILAAMASQIILTGIHGFMASVN